From Anopheles funestus chromosome 3RL, idAnoFuneDA-416_04, whole genome shotgun sequence, a single genomic window includes:
- the LOC125772415 gene encoding phenoloxidase 8, translating into MSEATDLLALLQRPLEPTFLPKDDGKTVIDLPDEFLTDRYRPIGAELQSRFSNDAEQRIPVRQGAMPDLSFADGIDRRGAFSLFIPKHRDAAAALINLFIEQPDVPSLMSVGAYCRDRLNAVLFQYSMAVAVQHREDTKNVNIPSVVSLFPDQFVDPAVFPKLREEGAVVQQENRMVIDIPPNFTASDREDEQRMAYFREDIGVNMHHWHWHLVYPGDGPDAVVRKDRRGELFFYMHSQLIARYNSARFCAKLKKVRHLTNYREPIVEGYFPKMVRSSNNRSYPARAANISLQDIDRIDNGTIVSVSDLERWRDRIHEAIDQGFVLDKEGNRIALDEVRGIDILGDVLEASSLTPNMQLYGSLHNMGHNVISYIHDPDYRYLEDYGVMGDVTTAMRDPIFYRWHGMIDGIFRRHKDLLTPYTAQQLGNPGVTVSSVGVQLSRPNTPANVLLTFWQRSQVDLAAGLDFGPQGNVFASFTHLQHAPFAFRVEVNNESGAVRKGTLRIWLAPKADERGTVLSFREQRQYFIEMDTSTVTLNPGMNTIVRRSDQSSVTIPYERTFRAIGTKSVPTNADQLAQFRFCGCGWPQHMLIPKGAPEGVQFDLFAMVTDYEDDSVEQELDPNAPCNDAHSFCGLRDKKYPDRRAMGYPFDRRAADTVRTLDDFVSPNANMKTATIQVKFNNTVIART; encoded by the exons ATGTCAGAGGCAACCGATCTATTGGCACTGTTGCAGCGCCCGCTGGAACCAACCTTCCTGCCGAAAGATGACGGCAAGACGGTGATCGATCTTCCCGATGAGTTCCTTACCGATCGGTACCGTCCGATCGGGGCCGAACTGCAGTCACGCTTCTCGAACGATGCCGAACAGCGTATCCCGGTGCGACAGGGTGCCATGCCGGATCTATCGTTCGCTGACGGTATCGATCGCCGTGGAGCGTTTTCGCTGTTCATACCGAAGCATCGTGATGCGGCCGCTGCCCTGATCAATCTGTTCATCGAACAGCCGGACGTTCCGTCACTTATGAGTGTGGGTGCGTACTGTCGCGATCGGTTGAACGCGGTGCTGTTCCAGTACAGTATGGCCGTGGCAGTGCAACACCGTGAGGATACGAAGAATGTTAACATCCCGTCGGTCGTGAGCCTCTTCCCGGACCAATTTGTTGATCCAGCCGTCTTCCCAAAGCTGCGCGAGGAAGGTGCCGTCGTACAGCAGGAAAATCGG ATGGTGATCGACATTCCACCAAATTTTACCGCCTCCGACCGTGAAGATGAGCAGCGTATGGCATACTTCCGTGAGGACATTGGTGTCAACATGCACCACTGGCATTGGCATCTGGTATACCCCGGTGATGGCCCCGATGCCGTTGTGCGCAAGGATCGGCGTGGCGAACTATTCTTCTACATGCACAGCCAGCTGATCGCTCGCTACAACAGCGCTCGCTTCTGTGCCAAGCTGAAGAAGGTACGCCACCTCACAAACTACCGTGAGCCGATCGTCGAAGGGTACTTCCCGAAGATGGTTCGCAGCTCGAACAACCGGTCCTATCCGGCGCGTGCGGCAAACATTTCGCTGCAGGATATCGACCGCATCGACAACGGTACGATCGTGTCGGTGAGCGATCTCGAGCGTTGGCGCGATCGCATTCACGAAGCTATCGATCAGGGCTTCGTGCTGGATAAGGAAGGTAATCGTATCGCGCTGGATGAGGTGCGCGGCATTGACATTCTTGGCGATGTTTTGGAAGCGTCCAGCCTGACGCCAAACATGCAGCTGTACGGTAGCCTGCACAATATGGGCCACAATGTGATTTCCTACATTCACGATCCGGACTACCGCTACCTGGAGGATTACGGCGTGATGGGTGACGTAACGACGGCGATGCGTGATCCAATCTTTTACCGCTGGCACGGTATGATCGATGGTATCTTCCGTCGGCACAAGGACCTGCTTACGCCCTATACCGCCCAACAGCTGGGTAATCCGGGTGTGACAGTGAGCTCGGTCGGTGTACAACTGTCCCGACCCAACACACCCGCCAACGTGCTGCTAACGTTCTGGCAGCGTTCGCAAGTGGATCTGGCGGCCGGTCTAGATTTCGGGCCGCAGGGTAATGTGTTTGCCTCGTTCACGCATCTGCAGCACGCACCGTTCGCGTTCCGCGTTGAGGTAAACAACGAATCGGGAGCAGTCCGAAAGGGTACACTGCGCATCTGGCTCGCACCGAAGGCGGACGAGCGTGGTACAGTACTTAGCTTCCGTGAGCAGCGTCAGTACTTCATCGAGATGGATACTTCCACCGTAACGT TGAATCCTGGAATGAACACGATTGTACGCCGTTCGGATCAATCGAGCGTTACTATCCCGTACGAAAGGACGTTCCGTGCCATCGGTACTAAATCTGTCCCGACCAACGCAGACCAACTGGCTCAGTTCCGGTTCTGTGGTTGCGGCTGGCCACAGCACATGCTCATCCCGAAGGGTGCACCCGAAGGTGTACAGTTCGATCTGTTTGCCATGGTTACCGACTATGAGGACGATTCCGTTGAACAGGAGCTCGATCC TAACGCTCCATGTAACGATGCGCACTCATTCTGCGGACTGCGGGACAAGAAGTACCCGGATCGTCGCGCTATGGGTTATCCGTTTGATCGCCGTGCCGCAGATACCGTACGCACGCTTGATGACTTTGTCTCACCGAACGCCAACATGAAGACGGCTACGATTCAGGTGAAGTTTAACAACACCGTGATCGCGCGCACTTAA
- the LOC125772417 gene encoding uncharacterized protein LOC125772417, translating into MKFTIAFVLFALVCAVYAQTDAAKDAAKDATDKVKDKVALPDAPKLDKDAVTTPDPKDATKKVEEAAGKAKDQAAEVGKKITDAFKL; encoded by the coding sequence ATGAAATTCACCATTGCCTTCGTGTTGTTTGCGCTGGTGTGTGCTGTGTACGCCCAAACCGATGCCGCCAAGGATGCGGCAAAGGATGCGACCGACAAGGTGAAGGATAAGGTTGCCCTTCCCGATGCACCGAAGCTGGACAAGGATGCTGTCACCACACCGGACCCGAAGGATGCCACCAAAAAGGTGGAAGAGGCGGCTGGCAAGGCCAAAGATCAGGCCGCTGAAGTGGGCAAAAAGATCACGGACGCATTCAAGCTGTAA